The following is a genomic window from Deinococcus aerolatus.
GGGTGGGCAGGGAACGCTGGGGTGCCGCTGTGCCTTTTTAAAGTGTGCTTCGCTGAAGGTGTGCGGAGTGTCCGGCGATGGCGGGACCTGAACGGCGGCGCGTCGGTGGCGCGTGAGGGCGAAAGATTCACGATACCCTGCCCGCGTGCCTGTGCTCTTTACTCCTCGTTTACAGCTGCTGCCCATGACCCGCGACATGATCATTGCCCGGCTGGAGGCCGCTGGGTTCTCACTAACCTGTGACACGCCGGACGGCCCTCTGGAGGTCTGCTTTCCTGCCGAGTGGCCCGGCGCGCCGCTGGGGGCCTTTCCCTACTACCTGACCCAGACGGACCGCGAGGGCGTCAAGCGCGGTTCGTTCGTGGCCGTCACGCGTGAGGGTGGGCGGGCCATCGGTCAGCTGGGCAGCAAGGGCAAACCGAATGCGGCGGGCGAGCTGGAAATCGGCTACGGCCTGAACCCGGAAGTGTGGGGGCAGGGTCTGGCAACCGAGGCGGTGGGCGCGCTTGTCGCCCACCTGCACGCCCGCCCGGATGTGCAGATGGTCACGGCCCAGACCGCCCTGCACAACCGTGCCAGCGAGCGCGTGCTGGAAAAACTGGGGTTCGTGCGGACGGGCAGGGGCTGGGATG
Proteins encoded in this region:
- a CDS encoding GNAT family N-acetyltransferase, with the protein product MPVLFTPRLQLLPMTRDMIIARLEAAGFSLTCDTPDGPLEVCFPAEWPGAPLGAFPYYLTQTDREGVKRGSFVAVTREGGRAIGQLGSKGKPNAAGELEIGYGLNPEVWGQGLATEAVGALVAHLHARPDVQMVTAQTALHNRASERVLEKLGFVRTGRGWDDEEGELTVWAHRV